One Phaseolus vulgaris cultivar G19833 chromosome 2, P. vulgaris v2.0, whole genome shotgun sequence DNA window includes the following coding sequences:
- the LOC137809077 gene encoding uncharacterized protein has translation MWDTLEVTHEGTNDVKRGIKHDLIQEYEMFRMQKGETIADVQKRFTHMVNHLINLGKIFEREELNIKILKCLGRSWQPKVTTISESKDLTTLTTTSLFGKLREHEMEMNRLNDQEHVRSISLKVVGHRDAQESSEDSNGETLNLLTRKFSKFLKKNNNKNQSSNRYNNKKLNDFNANNYTYFGCGKQGHIKADCPNIKSKERGPNKKFDK, from the coding sequence atgtgggacactcTTGAAGTTactcatgaaggaaccaatGATGTAAAGAGAGGAATAAAGCACGATCTAATTCaggagtatgagatgttcagaatgcaaaAAGGGGAGACCATTGCTGATgtacaaaagagattcactCACATGGTTAACCATCTCATCAACCTtggaaaaatatttgaaagggaggaactcaacatcaagatcctcaagtgCTTGGGCAGATCTTGGCAGCCCAAAGTCACAACCATCTCTGAATCTAAGGATTTGACTACCTTGACAACAACCTccttgtttggcaagcttagggaacatgaaaTGGAGATGAATAGGCTAAATGATCAAgagcatgtgagaagcatttCTTTGAAAGTTGTTGGTCATAGAGATGCTCAAGAATCAAGTGAGGACAGTAATGGAGAAACTCTTAACTTGCtaacaagaaaattcagcaagttcttgaagaaaaacaacaataaGAACCAATCTTCAAATAGGTATAACAATAAGAAACTCAATGATTTTAATGCTAACAATTATACCtattttggatgtggtaaacaggGCCATATCAAAGCTGATTGCCCCAACATTAAAAGTAAGGAGAGAGGACCAAACAAGAAATTTGATAAGTAG